Proteins encoded by one window of Natronomonas salsuginis:
- a CDS encoding replication factor C large subunit: MSDWTEKYRPTTLSEVRGNDKARDALNAWADTWDEHGEAVVIHGSPGVGKTSAAHALASDMGWPVLEMNASDARTKDEIERFAGRAAANTTLGSERQLIILDEADNLHQHKDRGGAAAMTRLVKGATQPVVLIANEYYDMSSGLRSACREIEFRDISARSIVPVLRDICRQEGVEFDEAVLKRIAEANRGDLRGAIKDMQAREKDGEIRAEGSEGERDRTENIFSFLDAVLKEQSAEEALQTAYAVDETPDDLLQWIEDKVPKVYEGDELADAYEHLANADVWLGRVRATQNYTYWRYATDNVAAGVAAVRQSDRGGWTRYGGAPYRSSRDATRDHIAERIATTAGVSTATARREIMPYLAAMTHHCRNRDLTVRMTARYDLDAEHVSFLTGSGKTTNKVQGIVEEARERTEAETVEHSEGAFAGGEFSETDDEGGDETGDESAGTLAAFGTNDSDDGTGADIDEATEDESSATERAEAAEEDDGQSGLSDFM, translated from the coding sequence ATGAGCGATTGGACGGAGAAATACCGCCCGACGACGCTGTCGGAGGTCCGCGGCAACGACAAGGCCCGCGACGCCCTGAACGCGTGGGCCGACACCTGGGACGAACACGGCGAGGCGGTCGTCATCCACGGCTCGCCGGGGGTCGGCAAGACGTCCGCAGCCCACGCGCTCGCCAGCGACATGGGGTGGCCCGTCCTCGAAATGAACGCCTCCGACGCGCGGACGAAAGACGAGATCGAACGCTTCGCGGGACGGGCGGCGGCCAACACGACGCTCGGAAGCGAGCGACAGCTCATCATTCTCGACGAGGCGGACAACCTCCACCAGCACAAGGATCGAGGGGGAGCCGCCGCGATGACCCGGCTCGTCAAGGGCGCGACCCAGCCAGTCGTCCTTATCGCCAACGAGTACTACGACATGTCCTCGGGGCTCAGGAGCGCCTGCCGAGAGATCGAGTTCCGCGACATCTCCGCGCGCTCGATCGTTCCCGTTCTCCGCGATATCTGCCGACAGGAGGGCGTCGAGTTCGACGAGGCGGTGCTCAAGCGGATCGCCGAGGCGAACCGCGGCGACCTTCGAGGCGCGATCAAGGACATGCAGGCTCGCGAGAAGGACGGCGAGATACGCGCGGAGGGCAGCGAGGGCGAGCGCGACCGAACGGAGAATATCTTCTCGTTTCTCGACGCCGTGTTGAAAGAGCAATCTGCCGAGGAGGCACTCCAGACGGCCTACGCCGTCGACGAGACGCCCGACGATCTGCTCCAGTGGATCGAGGACAAGGTGCCGAAGGTCTACGAGGGCGACGAACTGGCCGACGCCTACGAACACCTCGCGAACGCCGACGTGTGGCTCGGGCGCGTCCGCGCGACGCAGAACTACACGTACTGGCGCTACGCGACGGACAACGTCGCGGCGGGCGTCGCCGCGGTCAGGCAGTCAGATCGCGGCGGCTGGACGCGCTACGGCGGCGCGCCCTATCGCTCCTCGCGGGACGCGACGCGCGATCACATCGCCGAACGGATCGCCACGACCGCGGGTGTCTCGACGGCGACCGCGCGACGGGAGATCATGCCGTATCTCGCCGCCATGACCCACCACTGTCGCAACCGAGATCTCACAGTTCGGATGACCGCCCGCTACGACCTCGACGCCGAACACGTCTCCTTTCTCACCGGCTCGGGGAAGACGACGAACAAGGTGCAGGGGATCGTCGAAGAGGCCAGAGAGCGGACCGAAGCCGAGACCGTCGAACACTCGGAGGGCGCGTTCGCGGGTGGTGAGTTCTCCGAGACCGACGACGAAGGCGGCGACGAGACTGGAGACGAGAGCGCGGGGACGCTCGCGGCGTTCGGCACGAACGACTCGGACGACGGAACGGGTGCCGATATCGACGAGGCGACAGAAGACGAATCGTCGGCCACCGAACGCGCCGAGGCGGCCGAGGAGGACGATGGGCAGTCCGGACTCTCGGATTTCATGTAA
- a CDS encoding NADP-dependent malic enzyme: MGLDEDSLEYHRIDPPGKIEISTTKPTNTQRDLSLAYSPGVAAPCNEIAKTPEEAYTYTSKGNMVGVVSNGTAVLGLGDIGAQASKPVMEGKGVLFKRFADIDVFDIELDQHDPEDIITSVSAMEPTFGGINLEDIKAPECFEIESRLREEMDIPVFHDDQHGTAIISGAALLNAAEITGKSLDELQIVFSGAGASAIATARFYVTLGVDANNITMCDSSGIITEERAESGDVNEFKREFASPVPGGDLADAMAGADVFAGLSVGGIVSEEMVRSMADDPVIFAMANPDPEISYEDAKQARDDTVIMATGRSDYPNQVNNVLGFPFIFRGALDVRATEINEAMKVAAAEALADLAKQDVPDAVVKAYGDQPLQFGPEYIIPKPLDPRVLFEVAPAVAKAAIDSDCARTELDLERYAERLEARLGKSREMMRVVLNKAKSDPKRLVLAEGDDEKMVRAAYQLVDQGIAEPVLIGDRDEVWAHAERLGLDFEPEIVDPEEGNLSPYAERLYELRQRKGVTRREADELIEDGNYLGSVMVEMGDADAMLTGLMHHYPSALRPPLQIVGTDADSEYAAGVYMLTFKNRVVFVADATVNQTPDEDILTEVTKQTANLARRFNVEPRAALLSYSDFGSVDNEGTRKPREAARRLREDPAVDFPVDGEMQADTAVVEEMLEGTYGFSDLDEPANVLVFPNLEAGNIAYKLLQRLGGAEAIGPMLVGMDKPVHVLQRGDEVKDIVNLAGVAVVDAQDDD; encoded by the coding sequence ATGGGATTGGACGAGGATTCACTGGAGTATCACCGGATCGACCCGCCGGGGAAGATCGAAATTTCGACCACAAAGCCGACGAACACCCAACGGGATCTGTCGCTGGCGTACTCACCGGGCGTTGCGGCCCCGTGCAACGAGATCGCGAAAACCCCCGAGGAGGCGTACACCTACACGAGCAAAGGGAACATGGTCGGCGTCGTCTCGAACGGGACCGCTGTATTGGGTCTCGGCGATATCGGCGCGCAAGCATCCAAACCCGTGATGGAGGGCAAGGGCGTATTGTTCAAGCGCTTCGCTGACATCGACGTCTTCGACATCGAACTCGACCAGCACGATCCCGAGGACATCATCACGTCGGTCAGCGCGATGGAGCCGACGTTCGGGGGGATCAACCTCGAAGACATCAAAGCACCGGAGTGTTTTGAGATCGAGTCACGGCTGCGTGAGGAGATGGACATCCCGGTGTTTCACGACGACCAACACGGCACGGCGATCATCTCCGGGGCGGCGCTGTTGAACGCCGCCGAGATCACCGGCAAATCGCTCGACGAACTCCAGATCGTCTTCTCCGGCGCGGGGGCGTCCGCCATCGCGACGGCGCGGTTTTACGTCACGCTCGGCGTGGACGCGAACAACATCACGATGTGTGACTCCTCGGGGATCATCACCGAGGAGCGCGCCGAATCAGGCGACGTCAACGAGTTCAAACGGGAGTTCGCGAGTCCGGTCCCCGGGGGAGACCTCGCGGACGCGATGGCGGGTGCGGACGTGTTCGCCGGGCTGTCGGTCGGGGGGATCGTCTCCGAGGAGATGGTCCGCTCGATGGCCGACGATCCCGTCATCTTCGCCATGGCGAACCCCGATCCGGAAATCAGCTACGAGGACGCAAAGCAGGCCCGCGACGACACGGTGATCATGGCAACGGGACGCTCGGATTATCCGAATCAGGTGAACAACGTACTCGGCTTCCCGTTCATCTTCCGCGGCGCGCTCGACGTGCGGGCGACGGAGATCAACGAGGCGATGAAAGTGGCGGCCGCCGAGGCGCTGGCCGACCTCGCCAAACAGGACGTCCCCGACGCCGTCGTCAAAGCCTACGGCGACCAACCGCTCCAGTTCGGCCCCGAGTACATCATCCCCAAACCGCTCGACCCGCGCGTGCTATTCGAAGTCGCCCCCGCCGTCGCAAAGGCGGCGATCGACAGCGACTGCGCTCGGACGGAACTCGACCTCGAACGGTACGCCGAACGGCTCGAGGCGCGGTTGGGGAAGTCCAGAGAGATGATGCGGGTCGTGCTCAACAAGGCCAAAAGCGATCCCAAACGCCTCGTCCTCGCCGAGGGCGACGACGAGAAGATGGTCCGGGCGGCCTATCAGCTGGTCGACCAAGGCATCGCCGAACCCGTGCTCATCGGCGACCGGGACGAGGTCTGGGCGCACGCCGAGCGACTCGGCCTCGATTTCGAGCCCGAGATCGTCGACCCCGAGGAGGGGAACCTCTCGCCGTACGCGGAGCGACTGTACGAGCTTCGCCAGCGGAAGGGCGTCACCCGACGCGAGGCGGACGAACTCATCGAAGACGGCAACTATCTCGGGAGCGTGATGGTGGAGATGGGCGACGCCGACGCGATGCTGACCGGGCTGATGCACCACTACCCCTCGGCGCTTCGGCCGCCATTGCAGATCGTCGGCACGGACGCCGACTCGGAGTACGCCGCGGGCGTGTACATGCTGACGTTCAAAAACCGCGTCGTCTTCGTCGCCGACGCCACCGTCAATCAGACCCCCGACGAGGATATCCTCACCGAGGTGACGAAGCAGACGGCAAACCTCGCCCGACGGTTCAACGTCGAACCGCGGGCCGCGCTGTTGTCGTACTCGGATTTCGGCAGCGTCGACAACGAGGGAACGCGAAAGCCCCGCGAGGCCGCACGTCGGCTGCGCGAGGATCCGGCAGTCGACTTCCCAGTGGACGGCGAAATGCAGGCCGACACTGCTGTCGTCGAGGAGATGCTCGAGGGCACGTACGGGTTCTCCGACCTCGACGAGCCGGCGAACGTGTTGGTGTTTCCGAACCTGGAGGCGGGCAACATCGCGTACAAGCTCTTGCAGCGACTCGGCGGAGCCGAAGCCATCGGCCCGATGCTCGTCGGCATGGACAAACCCGTCCACGTCCTCCAGCGCGGCGACGAGGTCAAAGATATCGTCAACCTCGCCGGCGTCGCCGTCGTCGATGCACAGGACGACGATTGA
- a CDS encoding COX15/CtaA family protein, producing the protein MDTRRLLLVTAVTTAITALVGVITATSGAGLTCEARWPLCDGAVFGLFPANFMSFIEWFHRLVAMITGFFIIGSAVATWRGGESRRVRFATLAALLLTPLQVVFGAFTVLVYEFVFGYSVLVLTIHFGLASLILGLLVAATVWAYADVSSVSPTGIQRAGTIALLGFPIMVVLTPRLFFAFGEIIQFTYYAIGFAMFSSLAIVALLGRELGLRDVSIAGAAAAILVIAELIVARQAFGDAGQLLIVGLSIATFVLTLGAVWRLRSLGGMPRTSPLSSD; encoded by the coding sequence ATGGACACTCGACGGTTACTGCTCGTGACCGCGGTCACGACGGCCATCACGGCACTGGTCGGCGTCATCACGGCGACATCCGGCGCGGGACTGACCTGCGAAGCCCGGTGGCCGCTGTGTGACGGTGCGGTCTTCGGGCTCTTCCCGGCGAACTTTATGTCGTTCATCGAATGGTTCCACCGCCTCGTCGCGATGATCACCGGCTTTTTCATCATCGGCTCGGCGGTTGCCACGTGGCGTGGCGGCGAGAGCCGCCGCGTCCGATTCGCGACGCTCGCGGCGTTGCTCTTGACGCCGCTACAGGTCGTCTTCGGGGCGTTCACCGTCCTCGTCTATGAGTTCGTCTTCGGCTACTCGGTGCTCGTGTTGACGATCCACTTCGGGCTTGCGTCACTCATTCTCGGACTGCTCGTCGCCGCGACCGTGTGGGCGTACGCTGACGTGTCGTCGGTATCGCCGACCGGAATCCAGCGAGCCGGCACGATCGCACTCCTCGGGTTCCCGATCATGGTCGTGCTCACGCCCCGGCTGTTCTTCGCGTTCGGTGAGATCATACAGTTCACCTACTACGCGATCGGCTTCGCGATGTTCTCGTCGCTCGCGATCGTCGCGCTGTTGGGCCGCGAGCTCGGCCTCCGGGACGTCTCCATCGCCGGGGCCGCCGCGGCGATACTCGTCATCGCCGAACTCATCGTTGCTCGGCAGGCCTTCGGCGACGCTGGCCAGCTCCTGATCGTCGGCCTCTCGATTGCCACGTTCGTGCTGACACTCGGTGCGGTGTGGCGCCTTCGGTCGCTCGGTGGCATGCCGAGGACCTCCCCGCTTTCGAGCGATTGA
- a CDS encoding 4a-hydroxytetrahydrobiopterin dehydratase, with the protein MSDRLSDDEIDAELPDGWTRDGDEIVRTFEFDSYLEGVGFASGAGGLAEEAFHHPEMRIGWREVEVRLTTHDAGGITKKDLDLAARFNELAG; encoded by the coding sequence ATGAGCGATAGACTCTCCGACGACGAGATCGACGCTGAGCTCCCCGACGGCTGGACGCGCGACGGCGACGAGATCGTTCGCACGTTCGAGTTCGACTCCTATCTCGAAGGCGTCGGGTTCGCCTCGGGTGCGGGCGGCCTCGCCGAGGAGGCGTTTCACCACCCCGAGATGAGGATCGGGTGGCGCGAGGTCGAGGTTCGGCTGACGACGCACGACGCGGGGGGAATCACTAAGAAGGACCTCGACCTCGCGGCCCGGTTCAACGAGTTGGCGGGCTGA
- a CDS encoding LUD domain-containing protein — translation MSRSEKAAEIRRIMGVDGENIGKNARNLSDNASDAIAAFDSYEELRAETRRIKEEAIASLPERIEEVTEAVEENGGHVYVAQDAEDANRYIEGVMDEQDAEHLVKSKSMTTEELELNHHLEGAGYEVTETDLGEFVIQVADETPSHLIAPAMHRSPPDIAELFNEYFDLDEPLSEDPHELTEFARERVGERIREADVGLTGANFVVTETGTISIVTNEGNARKTAVTPPTHVAVTGIEKLIPTVSDLRPFLELIARTGTGQEIGAYLTLLTPPVETPSLDFDTGEYGQPDDREFHLVLIDNGRMAMREDDQLRETLYCIRCGACSNACANFQSVGGHAFGGETYSGGIGTGWEAGVHGLDSAADMNDLCTGCSQCVNKCPVKIDIPWINTVVRDRLNRSNESESFDFLVDGLTPDAEPEGLDVQKRLFGNIETFAKLGSIAPGLSNAAIESSAVQRLLDRFVGIDSRRSLPTLADETLVEWAAGRRRANPDSDREAVLYPDLYTNYFSPERGKAAVRVLEALGVAVRVPAVPESGRAPLSQGMIDTADEKASAVYAALAEHLDADRDIVVVEPSDLAMFRTEYERLLPERSYSRLSDGSYELFEYVYGLLENGAKIDTLPTAVDEEITYHSHCQQRTLGLDAYTTEVLDRAGYDVSTTDIECCGMAGSFGYKSEYYELSMDVGSRLDEQLPDSGPVVASGTSCGEQIAALTADGAPHPIRLLDPRQSR, via the coding sequence ATGAGCCGAAGCGAGAAAGCCGCCGAGATCCGGCGCATCATGGGCGTCGACGGCGAGAACATCGGGAAGAACGCCCGGAACCTCAGCGACAACGCTAGCGACGCGATCGCGGCGTTCGACTCCTACGAGGAGCTTCGAGCGGAGACTCGACGGATCAAAGAGGAGGCGATCGCCTCGCTCCCCGAGCGCATCGAGGAGGTGACGGAAGCGGTCGAGGAAAACGGCGGGCACGTTTACGTGGCACAGGACGCCGAGGACGCGAACCGCTATATCGAGGGCGTCATGGACGAACAGGACGCCGAACACCTCGTCAAGAGCAAGTCGATGACGACCGAGGAGCTGGAGCTGAACCACCACCTCGAGGGCGCGGGCTACGAGGTCACCGAAACCGATCTCGGCGAGTTCGTGATTCAGGTGGCCGACGAGACCCCCTCCCATCTCATCGCGCCGGCGATGCACCGCTCGCCGCCGGACATCGCCGAGCTGTTCAACGAGTACTTCGATCTCGACGAACCGCTCTCTGAGGATCCTCACGAACTCACCGAGTTCGCCCGCGAGCGGGTCGGCGAGCGGATCCGTGAGGCCGACGTCGGACTGACCGGCGCGAACTTCGTCGTCACCGAGACGGGCACGATCTCGATCGTCACGAACGAGGGCAACGCCCGAAAGACGGCGGTCACGCCCCCGACGCACGTCGCAGTCACGGGAATCGAGAAGCTGATTCCGACCGTCTCCGATCTCCGGCCGTTCCTCGAGTTGATCGCTCGAACCGGTACCGGTCAGGAGATCGGCGCGTATCTCACGCTTCTCACACCGCCGGTCGAGACGCCGTCGCTCGACTTCGACACCGGCGAGTACGGCCAGCCCGACGACCGGGAGTTCCACCTCGTGTTGATCGACAACGGCCGGATGGCGATGCGCGAGGACGATCAGCTACGCGAGACGCTGTACTGCATCCGGTGTGGGGCCTGTTCAAACGCCTGTGCGAACTTCCAGTCCGTCGGCGGCCACGCCTTCGGCGGCGAGACGTACTCCGGTGGCATCGGGACCGGCTGGGAGGCCGGCGTTCACGGGCTCGATTCGGCGGCTGACATGAACGACCTCTGTACCGGCTGTTCGCAGTGTGTCAACAAGTGCCCGGTCAAGATCGACATCCCCTGGATCAACACCGTCGTGCGCGACCGGCTCAACCGGTCGAACGAGTCCGAATCGTTCGACTTCCTCGTCGACGGCCTCACGCCCGACGCCGAACCCGAGGGGCTCGACGTTCAAAAGCGGCTCTTCGGCAACATCGAGACGTTCGCCAAACTCGGTTCGATTGCCCCCGGACTCTCGAACGCCGCGATCGAATCGAGCGCGGTGCAGCGACTCCTCGATCGGTTCGTCGGGATCGACAGTCGCCGCTCGCTGCCGACGCTCGCCGACGAGACGCTCGTCGAGTGGGCCGCCGGCCGCCGTCGGGCGAACCCCGATTCGGATCGGGAGGCCGTGCTGTATCCGGACCTCTACACGAACTATTTCAGCCCCGAGCGCGGAAAGGCCGCCGTCCGAGTGCTCGAAGCGCTCGGCGTCGCGGTTCGCGTGCCAGCGGTCCCCGAAAGCGGCAGAGCGCCGCTATCGCAGGGGATGATCGACACCGCCGACGAGAAGGCGAGCGCGGTGTACGCGGCACTGGCCGAACACCTCGACGCCGACCGCGATATCGTCGTCGTCGAGCCGTCGGATCTGGCGATGTTCCGAACCGAGTACGAACGGCTCCTCCCGGAACGCTCGTACTCGCGCCTCTCTGACGGGAGTTACGAGCTCTTCGAGTACGTCTACGGACTGCTGGAAAACGGTGCCAAGATCGACACGCTCCCGACGGCTGTCGACGAGGAGATCACCTATCACAGCCACTGCCAACAGCGAACGCTCGGGTTGGACGCGTACACGACGGAGGTCCTCGATCGGGCCGGCTACGACGTCTCGACGACCGACATCGAGTGTTGCGGGATGGCCGGAAGCTTCGGCTACAAGTCGGAGTACTACGAGCTCAGCATGGATGTCGGGTCGCGACTCGACGAACAGCTCCCCGACAGTGGTCCCGTGGTCGCGAGCGGCACCTCCTGTGGCGAGCAGATCGCGGCGCTGACGGCCGACGGTGCGCCGCATCCGATTCGGCTGTTGGATCCGCGACAGTCGCGTTGA
- a CDS encoding LUD domain-containing protein, producing the protein MSMDLVAQFADSALETVDSCTRTDVAGFEEALSERLVEPAIGAPLTLESVTLEDTAVDTDPSVEDFRTAQTGVARAEVGLANYGTISIESRAGGDELVSLYPPRHVVVLDAADIVPDLAAAFDRFESAIRDARESGGPGASRVLATGPSATADMGELVEGVHGPKEVHVLVVEQ; encoded by the coding sequence ATGAGTATGGACCTCGTGGCGCAGTTCGCCGACTCCGCACTGGAGACGGTCGATAGCTGCACCCGAACGGACGTTGCCGGGTTCGAGGAGGCCCTCTCGGAACGCCTCGTCGAGCCCGCGATCGGCGCGCCGCTCACGTTGGAATCGGTCACGCTCGAAGACACGGCCGTCGACACCGACCCGTCGGTCGAGGATTTCCGGACGGCCCAAACCGGCGTCGCGCGGGCCGAAGTCGGGCTCGCGAACTACGGGACGATCTCCATCGAGTCCCGAGCCGGCGGCGACGAACTGGTGAGCCTCTATCCGCCGCGTCACGTCGTGGTGCTCGACGCCGCGGACATCGTCCCCGATCTCGCGGCGGCGTTCGACCGCTTCGAGTCCGCGATCCGGGACGCGAGAGAGAGCGGCGGGCCGGGTGCCAGCCGCGTCCTCGCGACGGGACCGAGTGCCACCGCCGATATGGGCGAACTCGTCGAGGGCGTCCACGGACCGAAGGAGGTCCACGTGCTGGTGGTCGAACAATGA
- a CDS encoding DUF2240 family protein codes for MSLRTAVAAPFREEGGTELGESAFVVALSLDRDWFSPDQAKRLVDVAASEGLLERADGTLTARFDPQTVEIPEGFEPDESILMERSTFERVLGAVVESGEEKQTAVAGINGLQSELAVTVEAAAVLYAHRRGVDVQELANAARREL; via the coding sequence ATGAGTCTCCGGACGGCCGTCGCGGCCCCGTTCCGCGAGGAGGGGGGAACGGAGTTGGGCGAGAGCGCGTTCGTCGTCGCGCTCTCGTTGGATCGCGATTGGTTCTCGCCGGACCAGGCGAAGCGACTCGTCGACGTGGCCGCCAGCGAGGGGTTGCTCGAGCGGGCGGACGGCACGCTCACGGCGCGGTTCGATCCCCAAACGGTCGAGATTCCCGAGGGGTTCGAACCCGACGAGTCGATCCTCATGGAGCGGTCCACGTTCGAGCGGGTGCTCGGCGCGGTCGTCGAATCGGGCGAAGAAAAGCAGACGGCAGTCGCCGGAATCAACGGCCTCCAATCGGAGCTCGCCGTCACCGTCGAGGCGGCGGCCGTCCTCTACGCACACCGTCGGGGGGTCGACGTGCAGGAACTCGCGAACGCGGCGCGACGGGAGCTATAA
- a CDS encoding HAD family hydrolase gives MADQLTPVFTAVVFDLDDTLAVTEADRTSLLETAADRASVPLTFGREAYLEAHSEHSGTESRLPVFESLVGSDAPELTRAYRETIGDALAPIEGVEAVLSTLQARYRVGLLTDGPGETQHDKLRRLGWSDAFDAVVVTGPIGAPKPDRRGFEAITDELAVRPEETVYVGDHPERDIVGASAAGLLTVQVQYDDGPGPHPDADATIRREEFDSLPLRLETLRRDRADDA, from the coding sequence ATGGCCGACCAACTGACGCCCGTGTTCACCGCCGTCGTGTTCGATCTCGACGACACGCTCGCCGTCACCGAGGCCGACCGAACGAGCCTCTTGGAAACCGCGGCCGATCGCGCATCGGTTCCGCTGACGTTCGGTCGGGAGGCGTATCTGGAGGCGCACAGCGAACACAGCGGCACTGAGAGTCGGCTCCCAGTGTTCGAGTCGCTCGTCGGCTCGGATGCGCCAGAACTGACACGCGCGTACCGCGAGACCATCGGTGACGCGCTCGCCCCGATCGAGGGCGTCGAGGCGGTCCTCTCGACGCTCCAAGCGCGCTACCGGGTCGGTTTGTTGACCGACGGCCCCGGCGAAACCCAACACGACAAACTCCGGCGATTGGGCTGGAGCGACGCCTTCGACGCCGTCGTCGTGACCGGACCGATCGGGGCTCCGAAACCCGACCGTCGCGGTTTCGAGGCGATCACCGACGAACTGGCCGTTCGCCCCGAGGAGACGGTCTACGTTGGCGACCACCCCGAACGGGATATCGTTGGCGCGTCCGCGGCCGGCCTGCTCACCGTGCAGGTACAGTACGACGACGGCCCCGGTCCGCATCCGGACGCCGATGCGACGATCCGTCGCGAGGAGTTCGATTCGCTACCGCTTCGTCTCGAAACGCTCCGCCGCGACCGCGCGGACGACGCGTAG
- the pyrF gene encoding orotidine-5'-phosphate decarboxylase — MGFFDDLEARIEATDSVVSVGLDPDPDRLPAFLDSELPRWAFNRRVIDATHEHAACYKPNAAFYEDGDGWRALEETIAYAHGKGVPVLLDAKRGDIGNTARQYAKLLDESGLDADAITLNPYMGRDTLEPYLSRSEKGVFVLCRTSNRGGSDFQDLDIGNDKPLYQYVAQRCAAWNDHDNVGLVVGATAPEELETLRDLVDLPFLVPGVGAQGGDAEAAVEFGLADGVGLVNSSRGIIFAGEGADDEDAYFRAVGDAAKRLKRRLDEFR, encoded by the coding sequence ATGGGCTTTTTCGACGATCTCGAAGCGCGCATCGAGGCGACCGACAGCGTCGTCTCGGTCGGGCTCGATCCGGACCCCGACCGGCTGCCGGCGTTTCTCGATTCTGAACTTCCACGATGGGCGTTCAACCGCCGTGTCATCGACGCAACCCACGAGCACGCCGCCTGTTACAAGCCGAACGCCGCGTTCTACGAAGACGGCGACGGCTGGCGCGCGCTCGAGGAGACGATCGCGTACGCCCACGGCAAGGGCGTTCCCGTCCTGCTCGACGCCAAGCGCGGCGACATCGGGAACACGGCGCGTCAGTACGCGAAACTGCTCGATGAGAGCGGACTCGACGCCGACGCCATCACGCTCAACCCCTACATGGGGCGAGACACGCTGGAGCCGTACCTCTCCCGTTCGGAGAAGGGCGTCTTCGTCCTCTGCCGGACTTCGAACCGCGGCGGCTCTGACTTTCAGGACCTCGATATCGGCAACGACAAGCCGTTGTATCAGTACGTCGCCCAGCGTTGTGCGGCGTGGAACGATCACGACAACGTCGGCCTCGTCGTCGGCGCGACCGCCCCCGAGGAACTGGAGACGCTCCGCGATCTCGTCGACCTCCCGTTTCTCGTCCCTGGCGTCGGCGCGCAGGGCGGCGACGCGGAGGCGGCCGTCGAGTTCGGCCTCGCCGACGGCGTCGGACTGGTCAACTCCTCGCGGGGAATCATCTTCGCGGGCGAGGGGGCCGACGACGAGGACGCGTACTTCCGAGCAGTCGGCGACGCCGCGAAGCGCCTCAAGCGGCGGCTCGACGAGTTCCGGTAG